One window of Mauremys reevesii isolate NIE-2019 linkage group 4, ASM1616193v1, whole genome shotgun sequence genomic DNA carries:
- the SDHAF2 gene encoding succinate dehydrogenase assembly factor 2, mitochondrial codes for MATAMGLRLLSLSRGALRAPRPSSLPARRGYRGGSPADSRKDLLEIPLPPWQERPSEPLQAKRARLLYESRKRGMLENCLLLSLFAKENLNSMTERQLNLYDRLINEPSNDWDIYYWATEAKPTPEVFENDVMVMLREFTKNKNKEQRLRQPDLEYLFEPSQ; via the exons TGTCTCTCTCCCGAGGGGCTCTCCGCGCCCCCCGCCCGAGCTCGCTCCCCGCCCGGCGCGGCTACCGGGGGGGCTCCCCGGCCGACTCGCGGAAGGACCTGCTGGagatccccctgcccccctggcAGGAGCGGCCCAGCGAGCCCCTGCAGGCCAAGAGAGCCCGGCTCCTGTACGAGAGCAGGAAGCGAGGTATGCTGGAGAACTGCCTGCTGCTCAG CCTCTTTGCAAAGGAGAATCTGAACAGCATGACCGAGAGGCAGCTGAACCTCTATGACCGTCTGATCAACGAGCCCAGCAATGACTGGGATATTTACTACTGGGCAACAG AAGCAAAGCCCACCCCGGAGGTGTTTGAGAATGATGTCATGGTGATGCTGAGAGAGTTCACCAAGAACAAGAACAAGGAGCAGAGGCTGCGGCAGCCGGACCTGGAGTACCTCTTTGAGCCTTCACAGTGA